Sequence from the Cellulomonas fimi ATCC 484 genome:
TGCTCGACCGCGAGCTGCCGGGTGTCGCGGAGCTCCTGCGGCGCGAGTCCGCGCGGACCGTCCCCACCGCGGTGCTGTCGCGAGGGCTCGCAGGCGTGACGGCCGACGGGGTCGTCGTCGTCAACCTGCCGGGCTCGCCCGGCGGCGTCCGGGACAACCTCGCGGCGCTCGTCCCGCTCCTCGGCCACCTCCTCGACCAGGTCGCGGGGGGTGACCACGGATGACGGTGCTGGCGCGGATCGAGGACCGGCCGCTTGACCTGCTGTTTCACGTGGAACATGTGAGCGACGCCCGCGCCGGGGCGGTCGCGACCTTCGTCGGGCTCGTCCGGGACCACGACCCGTCGGTCGACGGGAGGGTCGTGGCGCTCGAGTACAGCGCGCACCCCGACGCGGCGGCGGTCCTCGCGCGGCTCGCCGGGCGTGCGGCGGCGGACGACGACGTGCTCGGGCTCGCGGTGAGCCACCGCGTCGGGCGGCTCGAGGTCGGCGAGGCAGCGATCGTGTGCGCCGTGGCGACCGCGCACCGCGCCGAGGCGTTTGACGTGTGCCGGGCGCTCGTCGAGACCGTCAAGGCCGAGCTGCCCGTCTGGAAGCGCGAGATCCTCGCGGACGGCTCCCACGTGTGGGTGGGGATGTCATGACGGACCTGCCGATGCCGACCGTGCGGGCCTCGTCGTCGGACGACGGCAGCCCTGTCGTGCCGCGCGCCGACGGTCCACGGCCGCAGGACGCCGCCCGCCCCGACGCTCCGCTCGTCGACCGGTTCGGGCGCCCGCACCACGACCTGCGCATCTCGCTCACCGACCGCTGCTCGCTGCGGTGCACGTACTGCATGCCCGCCGAGGGCGTGCCGTGGCTCGCGCGGCAGACGATGCTCACGACCGAGGAGATCGTGCGCGTCGCCCGCGTCGGCGTCGAGCTCGGGATCACCGAGATCCGGCTCACGGGCGGCGAGCCGCTGCTACGCGTCGACGTCGTCGACGTCGTCCGGCGGCTGACCGCGCTCACCGGCCCGCACGGCAGCCCCGAGGTGTCGCTCACGACCAACGCGCTGCGCCTGCCCGCGCTCGCCGCTCCCCTGCGCGACGCCGGGCTGTCCCGCGTGAACATCAGCCTCGACACGCTCGACCGCGGGAAGTTCATCGAGCTCACCCGGCGCGACAAGCTCGTCGAGACGCTCGCCGGCATCGCCGCCGCGGACGCCGCCGGGCTGCACCCCGTCAAGATCAACGCCGTCGCGATGCGTGGGGTGAACGACGACGAGGTCGTCGCGCTCACCCGGTTCGCGGTCGAGCGCGGGTACCAGATGCGGTTCATCGAGCAGATGCCGCTCGACGGCGGCCACACCTGGGACCGCACGCAGATGGTCACGCAGGCGGAGATCCTCGACCGGCTGACCTCGGCGTTCACGCTCACCGAGGTTCCCGGGCGCGGCAACGCCCCCGCCGAGCTCTGGCACGTCGACGGCGGGCCGCAGACCGTCGGCGTCATCGCGTCCGTCACCGCGCCGTTCTGCTCCGCGTGCGACCGGCTGCGCCTGACCGCCGACGGGCAGCTGCGCGCGTGCCTGTTCGCGCAGGACGAGGTCGACGTGCGGGCGGTCGTGCGCGACGAGGCGCTGGGCGACGAGGCCGTGGCCGACGCGTACCGGCGGTGCCTCGCGGGCAAGAAGGCCGGGCACGGCATCGGCGAGCCGACGTTCCGGCAGCCCGACCGGCCCATGAGCGCGATCGGCGGCTGACGCGGGCTGGCCTCTGGCAGCTGTGTCTGGCCGTGCCGTGGATCGTCCCCCGAACGCGTCACCGAGAGGCGGGCGCCACGGCGTGACGCCACCCGTGACGGTTGCGTCAGGAGGGCGGTCGGGTCCACTCGTCCGCGAGGAGTGCGTACACGTACGTGTCGTGCCAGACCCGGTGCCCGTCGGCGTCGGCCGTGAACGACGCGGCCCGGAGGTGGTGGCCCTCGCGGCGCATGCCGAGGCGCTCCAGCAGCGCCCACGACCGCTCGTTGCGCGGGTCGCAGCGCGCGACCACGCGCCACGCCCGCCGCACCGTGAACACGTGGTCGAGCAGGGCGGTGCACGCCTCGGTCGCGTAGCCGTGGCCCCAGTGGGCCGGGTGGAACACGTACCCGAGCTGCCACGTGTGCCACTCGGCCGGTCCTTCGCCGGCCAGGTAGAGGTTCCCGACCAGGGTGCCCGTGGAGCGGAGCGACACCGCGACGAAGGCCGGGTCGTGCGCCCTGCGCTCGGCCTCGCGCGCGGCGGCGTCCGGGTCGAGCACGCCGTACGGCTCGTACCGCACGGCGTCGGGGTGGGAGAGGTACGCGTGCAGCGCCGTCGCGTCGCCCGCCCGGAACGGCCGGAGGTGGAGCCGGGGCGTCGTGACGTCGATGCCGGGTTCGGCGGTCGGCGCCGCCCGGTCCTCCGGTGCGTCGCTCGCACAGGGTCCGTCGCCACCATCCGGGTCGCTCATCCGCCCAGGCTCGCGGTCGCACGTCAGGCCGGGACGTGACCTAGGTCCCCGGCGCGTGAGGCCGCCGGGCACGCGTCGTCCCAGGTCAGGCGTGAGGTTCAGTCGAGCGGTGCCTGCCAGCGCAGCAGCGCCCCTCGTCCGGACGGGGGCTGCAGCAACGAGAAGGACCCGCCGACCTCGCGCGCGCGTTCCGCGAGGTTCCGGGTGCCCGAGGAGCGGGTCGGCGCCGCCGGGACGCCGACGCCGTCGTCCTCGACCTCCACGACGATCGACCCGTCACCGCCGGAGGCGACCGCCAGCCGGACCGACACCTGCCGCGAACGGGCGTGCCGCGCGACGTTGGACAGGCCCTCGCGCACCACCGCGACCACGTTGTTCGCCCGGCCGGGGGCGACCAGGGAGTCGATTGCGTCCGTGGGGCCGGCCGCGGTGACGTCCACGTCGACGCCGTCGACCGTGACGCTCAACGCGGGCGCGAACCCGAGCGACGCGCGCGCGAGCTCGACCTCCGCGACGACTCGCTGCACCAGGGGGATCGTCGCGCCCGGGTCGTCCAGGGTGCGCACGATGACGCGGATCTGCCGGATGCCGGCGTCCACGTGCTCCACGACCTGCCCGAGCGCCTGCGACACGTGCTCGGGGACGGGCACGGACGGGTCGGACCGCAACGACTCGACCTGCATGCCGGCGGCGAACAGCTGCTGGATCGCGAGGTCGTGCAGGTCGCGGGCGATGCGGGTGCGCTCGCCCCGCAGCGCCTCGTGCCCCCGCAGCCGCTGGGCCTCGCCCAGGACGAACGCGAGCGCCGCCTGCCGGGCGAACGACTGCGCGAACGTCAGGTCCTGCTCGGTGAACGGCTCCCCGCCCGCCGCGCGGAGCAGCACGAGGACCCCCAGACCGTCGCCGTGCGCGTGCAGCGGCGCCAGGAGCGCGGGCCCGAAGCCTGCGAACGCGGGGTGCGCGTCCGTCGACGCGTTCACGATGAGGACGCCCCCGTCGGCGCTGGTGAACGCCTGTCGCACCCGCGGGTCGTCGGTCGCGTCCAGGCCGAGGAGCTGGCGGCCGCCGTCGGTGACGATCTCGACGATCAGGTCGTCGCCCTCCGGGCCCGGCAGCACGAGAGCGGCGACGTCCGCCTCACCGCTGTCGGCGGCGGCCTGGGCGATCATCTCCAGGGCGTCCTCGGCGTCCGCACCCTCGAGGAGCATCGTCGTGATCTGCTGCGACGCGGACAGCCAGCGTTGGCGGCGCACCTGTGCGGCGTACAGCTGCGCGTTGTCGACCGCCACGGCCACGGCTGCCGCGAGAGCCTGCACCACCTCGACGTCGGCGTCGTCGAACCCGCCCTGCTTCTCCGACAGGTACAGCGTCCCGTACCGCTCGCCGTGCACGCGGACGGCCGAGCCGAGGAACGAGCCCATCGGCGGGTGTCCCGCAGGCAGGCCGCGGAACGCGGGGTGCTGCGTCAGGTCCTCCAGCCGCAGGACCCCGTGGTCGGGGATCTGCCCCAGCACACCCCACGCGTGCGGCGGGTGCCCGAGCGCTGCGGCGGTGGCCTCGTCGACGCCGCTTTGGACGAACGTCAACGACGTGCCGTCGGGGTCGACGATGTTGATCGCGCCGTACCGGGCTCCCGTCAGCGTCGTGCTGGCGGCGACGAACCGTTCCAGCAGGCTGGGGAGGTCCAGGTCGCCGGCCATGTCCAGGATCGCGGACAGCAGCTGTGACGTCCCGCCGGCTGCATCTGTCGTTGGTGCGTTCACGCCCCACGTACCTCCTTGCGCACCGCCCCACCCTAGACAAGGGCCGAAGGTCCCATGCCTACCGCCCGTGGGGCGGTTCGGCGCGGCGAGGTGACGGCGTGTCGCAGCGGGCGGCTCGCGTGGTCGCACGAGAGGGGCCGACCTCTCGGCCGGGACGTCGACGCCGTGGACCGTCGTCCGCGTCCGGGCGCCGGGGCGGTCAGCCGCCCGCGAAGGGCGGCAGGACGTCGAGGGTCGCGCCGGGCCGGACCTGGTCGGAGTCCTCGACGCGCACGCCGTCGGCCAGGAGCGCGCAGCGGGGCAGGACGCCGGCGAGGTCGGGGTGGCGACGCACGAGCTCGGAGACGACACCGGCGGCCGGCCCGGCCGGCACGGCCTCGGTGTCGAGACCGGCCGCCTCGGCCGCGGCGGCGAAGTAGCGGACGGTCAGCGTCTCCACCGCCGGGGTCGTCGACGCGGTCACGGCAGGACGTTCTCGTCGGACGCCCACGCGAGCGCCGCCCGCTCGACCGTCGCGAGCACGTCGTCGCCCGCGCGGCCCGACGCGACGGCGAGGCCCGCGACCAGCATCGTCACCGGCACGGCCGGCCGTGCGACCGAGTGCGCGACGTCCGCGGCGACGCCCAGGACGCGGTCGATGTCGACGAGCGCGGGGTCGACACCCAGCTCGCGCGCGATGTGGTCCACCCAGGCGGGCAGGTCGGCGCCGGGCGCCTTGCGGGGGTCGGTGCTCACGGTGTCCTCCGGTCGTGGTCGCTGGGTCCGATGCTGCCACCCGCAGCCAGCCGCGTGTCGAGCCGGCGGACGTCGTCCCACGTGTCCGCGTCGGCACCGGCGTCGTCCACGTCGGGGACGTCGACGAGGTCCAGGCCGCCGACGACCCGGCGGACGGCGACGTCGCGCGGGCCGTCCGGGAGGGCCGCGAGCGCCGCGTCCAGCGCGGTGCGCCGGTAGGCGGCCACGAGGTGCTGCGGTGCCCCGTCCGGGCCGACGAGCCGCGCGCCGTCCGCCGCCGGTGCTGCCAGCGCCGCCGCGACGAGCGCGGGCACCACGCGCACCGCCCCGGGGACGTCGCACGCGAGCACCACGACGAGGCGGTCGGGAGCCGTCCGCGGACCGGGGTCGGGCAGAGCCGCGAGGCCCGCGGCCAGGCCGGCGACGGGACCGCCGAACGGTGGTGACTCCTGGACGGTCGCGACACCCGGCCGGGCGACCGACGGCGGACCGACGAGGACGACGGACCGCGCCCCGGAGACGGCCGCGAGCGCGTGGTCCACGAGCGCGCGCCCGGCGACGACCACCGACCCCTTGTCGGCACCGCCGAGCCGCTGCGCGCGACCGCCCGCGAGCACGACCGCGTCGAACTCGTCGGTACCAGGCTCGGGCGCGGCCGGCGAGGCCGGACCGGTCACGGCTCGCGCCGCCAGTCGCCGGACTTGCCTCCGGTCTTGGCCTCGAGGCGGACGTCCGCGATCGACACGGACTTGTCGAGGCCCTTGACCATGTCGACGACCGCGAGCGCGGTGACGGACACCGCGGTGAGCGCCTCCATCTCCACGCCCGTGCGGTCGGCCGTGCGGACCGTCGCGGTGATCGCGACACCGTCGTCCTCGACGGACAGGTCCACGACGACGCCGTGCACGCCGATGACGTGCGCGAGCGGCAGCAGCTCGGCGGTGCGCTTCGCGGCCGCGATGCCGGCGACCCGCGCGACGGCGAGCACGTCGCCCTTCGGCACGGTCCCGTCGCGCAGCGCGGCGACGACGTCCGGGCCGCACACGACCCGGCCGGTCGCGGTCGCGGCGCGGACGGTCGGCTGCTTGTGGGTGACGTCGACCATGCGCGCGTGGCCGGCGGCGTCGAGGTGGGTGAAGGGCTGCGTCATGGGGTGATCCTCAGGACGGTGACGAGGTCGCCGGGCGCGACCTGCTCGATCTCGGCGGGGACGACGGCGAGGCCCTCGGCGACCGCCAGGCGCGCGACGAGGTGCGACCCGGAGCCCCCCGCGGTCGCGCGGACGACGCGCGGGTGGCGCGGGGCGGAGGTCGCGTGCTCGTCGGTGCGCTGCCCGTGGGCGGGCGGGACGGTGTCGACGTGGCGGCCGTCGGACTCGGGCGCGACGAAGCGGACCGGCATCACCTGCGCGCGAGCGGGCGGCGTGCGCCAGCCGTCGACGACGACGGCCGTCGTCGTCGGGCGCTCGACCTCCACGAGACCCCGCATCCGCAGCAGCGCGGGCCGCACGAACAGCTCGAACGACACGAACGAGCTCACCGGGTTGCCGGGCAGCGTGAACACGGGCGTCCCGCCGGGCAGCCGGCCGAGCCCCTGCGGCTTGCCGGGCTGGACGGCGACGGGGACGAACGCGACGTCGGGCTCGTGGAGCAGCGCTGCCTTGACCACGTCGAACGCACCGACGCTCACGCCGCCGGACGTGACGATCGCGTCGACCGTGCCGTCGAGGCCGTGCAGCAGGTCGCGCAGCGCGACCGGGTCGTCGCCGACGGGCCCGAGCCGCAGCGCCTCACCGCCCGCGTCGCGCACGGCCGCGGCGAGCAGCCACGAGTTCGAGTCGGGGATCTGCCCGTGCGCGAGCGGCTTCCCCGGGGCGACGAGCTCGTC
This genomic interval carries:
- a CDS encoding molybdenum cofactor biosynthesis protein MoaE; the protein is MTVLARIEDRPLDLLFHVEHVSDARAGAVATFVGLVRDHDPSVDGRVVALEYSAHPDAAAVLARLAGRAAADDDVLGLAVSHRVGRLEVGEAAIVCAVATAHRAEAFDVCRALVETVKAELPVWKREILADGSHVWVGMS
- the moaA gene encoding GTP 3',8-cyclase MoaA, coding for MTDLPMPTVRASSSDDGSPVVPRADGPRPQDAARPDAPLVDRFGRPHHDLRISLTDRCSLRCTYCMPAEGVPWLARQTMLTTEEIVRVARVGVELGITEIRLTGGEPLLRVDVVDVVRRLTALTGPHGSPEVSLTTNALRLPALAAPLRDAGLSRVNISLDTLDRGKFIELTRRDKLVETLAGIAAADAAGLHPVKINAVAMRGVNDDEVVALTRFAVERGYQMRFIEQMPLDGGHTWDRTQMVTQAEILDRLTSAFTLTEVPGRGNAPAELWHVDGGPQTVGVIASVTAPFCSACDRLRLTADGQLRACLFAQDEVDVRAVVRDEALGDEAVADAYRRCLAGKKAGHGIGEPTFRQPDRPMSAIGG
- a CDS encoding GNAT family N-acetyltransferase gives rise to the protein MSDPDGGDGPCASDAPEDRAAPTAEPGIDVTTPRLHLRPFRAGDATALHAYLSHPDAVRYEPYGVLDPDAAAREAERRAHDPAFVAVSLRSTGTLVGNLYLAGEGPAEWHTWQLGYVFHPAHWGHGYATEACTALLDHVFTVRRAWRVVARCDPRNERSWALLERLGMRREGHHLRAASFTADADGHRVWHDTYVYALLADEWTRPPS
- a CDS encoding GAF domain-containing sensor histidine kinase; the encoded protein is MNAPTTDAAGGTSQLLSAILDMAGDLDLPSLLERFVAASTTLTGARYGAINIVDPDGTSLTFVQSGVDEATAAALGHPPHAWGVLGQIPDHGVLRLEDLTQHPAFRGLPAGHPPMGSFLGSAVRVHGERYGTLYLSEKQGGFDDADVEVVQALAAAVAVAVDNAQLYAAQVRRQRWLSASQQITTMLLEGADAEDALEMIAQAAADSGEADVAALVLPGPEGDDLIVEIVTDGGRQLLGLDATDDPRVRQAFTSADGGVLIVNASTDAHPAFAGFGPALLAPLHAHGDGLGVLVLLRAAGGEPFTEQDLTFAQSFARQAALAFVLGEAQRLRGHEALRGERTRIARDLHDLAIQQLFAAGMQVESLRSDPSVPVPEHVSQALGQVVEHVDAGIRQIRVIVRTLDDPGATIPLVQRVVAEVELARASLGFAPALSVTVDGVDVDVTAAGPTDAIDSLVAPGRANNVVAVVREGLSNVARHARSRQVSVRLAVASGGDGSIVVEVEDDGVGVPAAPTRSSGTRNLAERAREVGGSFSLLQPPSGRGALLRWQAPLD
- a CDS encoding MoaD/ThiS family protein, with the protein product MTASTTPAVETLTVRYFAAAAEAAGLDTEAVPAGPAAGVVSELVRRHPDLAGVLPRCALLADGVRVEDSDQVRPGATLDVLPPFAGG
- a CDS encoding DUF6457 domain-containing protein produces the protein MSTDPRKAPGADLPAWVDHIARELGVDPALVDIDRVLGVAADVAHSVARPAVPVTMLVAGLAVASGRAGDDVLATVERAALAWASDENVLP
- the mobA gene encoding molybdenum cofactor guanylyltransferase encodes the protein MTGPASPAAPEPGTDEFDAVVLAGGRAQRLGGADKGSVVVAGRALVDHALAAVSGARSVVLVGPPSVARPGVATVQESPPFGGPVAGLAAGLAALPDPGPRTAPDRLVVVLACDVPGAVRVVPALVAAALAAPAADGARLVGPDGAPQHLVAAYRRTALDAALAALPDGPRDVAVRRVVGGLDLVDVPDVDDAGADADTWDDVRRLDTRLAAGGSIGPSDHDRRTP
- the moaC gene encoding cyclic pyranopterin monophosphate synthase MoaC; this translates as MTQPFTHLDAAGHARMVDVTHKQPTVRAATATGRVVCGPDVVAALRDGTVPKGDVLAVARVAGIAAAKRTAELLPLAHVIGVHGVVVDLSVEDDGVAITATVRTADRTGVEMEALTAVSVTALAVVDMVKGLDKSVSIADVRLEAKTGGKSGDWRREP
- the glp gene encoding gephyrin-like molybdotransferase Glp produces the protein MPTTPALRSLEEHRAAALQLAAPLPAVVVALADALGLVLAQDVTTDAPLPRWDNSAMDGYAVRAEDVRDASPSTPVTLRVVADLPAGSSHRPTVGPGTAARIMTGAPVPAGADAIVPVEDTDAGTVTVRVGAPKVVGQHVRRAGEDAVPGDLVVAAGTLLGPAHVAAVASVGVAEVAVHRRPRVAVVSTGDELVAPGKPLAHGQIPDSNSWLLAAAVRDAGGEALRLGPVGDDPVALRDLLHGLDGTVDAIVTSGGVSVGAFDVVKAALLHEPDVAFVPVAVQPGKPQGLGRLPGGTPVFTLPGNPVSSFVSFELFVRPALLRMRGLVEVERPTTTAVVVDGWRTPPARAQVMPVRFVAPESDGRHVDTVPPAHGQRTDEHATSAPRHPRVVRATAGGSGSHLVARLAVAEGLAVVPAEIEQVAPGDLVTVLRITP